A region of Leclercia adecarboxylata DNA encodes the following proteins:
- the rimK gene encoding 30S ribosomal protein S6--L-glutamate ligase has product MKIAILSRDGTLWSCKRLREAAQQRGHLVEILDPLSCYMNISPAASSIHYKGRQLPHFDAVIPRIGSAITFYGTAALRQFELLGSYPLNESVAITRARDKLRSLQLLARQGIDLPITGIAHSPDDTHDLIEMVGGAPLVVKLVEGTQGIGVVLAETRQAAESVVDAFRGLNAHILVQEYIQEAKGRDIRCLVVGDEVVAAIERQAKEGDFRSNLHRGGVARVAEITPREREIALLAARTLGLDVAGVDILRADRGPLVMEVNASPGLEGIEKTTGIDIAGKMIGWIERHATPEFCLKTGG; this is encoded by the coding sequence GTGAAAATTGCCATATTGTCCCGGGATGGAACGCTCTGGTCGTGTAAACGCCTGCGTGAAGCGGCGCAGCAGCGCGGCCATCTGGTGGAAATCCTCGATCCGCTGTCCTGCTATATGAATATCAGCCCGGCGGCATCTTCAATTCACTATAAAGGGCGCCAGCTGCCGCACTTCGACGCGGTTATTCCGCGCATTGGCTCGGCAATCACCTTTTACGGCACCGCCGCGCTGCGCCAGTTTGAGCTGCTCGGCAGCTATCCCCTGAATGAATCCGTGGCGATCACCCGGGCGCGCGACAAACTGCGCTCCCTGCAGCTGCTGGCCCGCCAGGGGATCGACCTGCCAATCACCGGCATTGCCCACTCTCCCGACGACACGCACGATCTGATTGAGATGGTCGGTGGCGCGCCGCTGGTGGTCAAACTGGTCGAGGGCACCCAGGGGATTGGGGTGGTGCTGGCCGAAACCCGCCAGGCGGCAGAGAGCGTGGTGGATGCGTTTCGCGGTCTGAATGCGCACATTCTGGTGCAGGAGTACATCCAGGAGGCGAAAGGGCGCGATATTCGCTGCCTGGTGGTGGGCGATGAAGTAGTCGCCGCCATCGAGCGTCAGGCGAAAGAGGGCGATTTTCGTTCAAACCTGCATCGGGGCGGCGTGGCCCGCGTAGCGGAGATCACCCCGCGCGAGCGAGAGATAGCCCTGCTGGCCGCCAGAACGCTGGGGCTCGACGTTGCCGGGGTTGATATCCTGCGCGCCGACCGGGGTCCGCTGGTGATGGAAGTGAACGCCTCGCCAGGGCTGGAAGGCATTGAGAAAACCACCGGGATTGATATCGCCGGGAAGATGATCGGCTGGATTGAACGCCATGCCACGCCGGAGTTTTGCCTGAAAACGGGCGGATAA
- a CDS encoding GrxA family glutaredoxin, whose protein sequence is MFAVIFGRPGCPYCVRAKDLAEKLTAEREDFNYRYVDIHAEGITKADLEKTVGKPVETVPQIFLDQNHIGGFTDFEAYAKEHLGLFAAQ, encoded by the coding sequence ATGTTTGCAGTAATTTTTGGACGTCCGGGTTGCCCATACTGCGTGCGCGCAAAAGATCTGGCAGAAAAACTGACCGCCGAGCGTGAAGACTTTAACTACCGCTACGTGGACATTCATGCGGAAGGCATCACTAAAGCCGATCTGGAAAAAACCGTCGGTAAGCCGGTTGAAACCGTACCGCAGATCTTCCTCGATCAGAACCACATCGGCGGCTTTACCGATTTTGAAGCCTACGCCAAAGAGCACCTGGGGCTGTTCGCTGCCCAGTAA
- the crtY gene encoding lycopene beta-cyclase CrtY: MAPAWDLILAGGGLANGLIALRLRQQRPELRVLLLDADSKPGGNHTWSFHEADLTPEQHQWVAPLVAHRWQGYDVRFPGLSRTLVGEYLSITSTRFADVLTGTCGDTLRTHAVITALTPTSVTLADGTTLQARAVIDGRGYRPDRHLHTGSQSFLGQEWRLSQPHGLTRPILMDATVNQQGGYRFVYTLPLSATELLIEDTHYVDAARLDLDVARQNIADYARQQGWALERLNREEQGHLPIMLAGDFQASWQAKDKQPCSGLRAGLFHATTGYSLPHAVALAEAIAASAEIDAATLFSVIHRYALRQWREQRFFRTLNRMLFLAGDADKRWQVMQRFYSLNEGLIARFYAGQITLADKARILAGKPPVPVGEAMLAILKLTPRMRAFHHE, from the coding sequence ATGGCGCCAGCGTGGGACCTCATCCTGGCAGGGGGCGGGCTGGCAAATGGCCTGATTGCCTTACGCTTGCGACAGCAGCGCCCGGAACTGCGCGTGCTGCTCCTCGATGCCGACAGTAAGCCTGGGGGGAATCACACCTGGTCCTTTCATGAGGCCGACCTTACCCCGGAACAGCATCAGTGGGTGGCCCCGCTGGTGGCCCATCGCTGGCAGGGCTACGATGTCCGCTTTCCCGGACTCAGCCGTACCCTTGTCGGGGAGTATCTCAGCATCACCTCCACGCGTTTTGCCGATGTGCTGACCGGGACCTGTGGCGACACTCTGCGTACTCACGCCGTTATCACCGCGCTAACCCCGACGTCGGTGACGCTTGCCGACGGCACAACACTGCAGGCCCGGGCGGTCATCGATGGCCGGGGCTACAGGCCGGACAGGCATCTCCACACCGGCAGCCAGTCCTTTCTCGGGCAAGAGTGGCGTCTGAGCCAGCCTCACGGCCTGACGCGACCGATCCTGATGGACGCCACGGTCAACCAGCAGGGCGGGTATCGCTTTGTCTACACGCTGCCGCTTTCCGCCACTGAGCTCTTAATCGAAGACACCCACTACGTTGACGCCGCTCGCCTGGATCTGGACGTCGCCCGGCAAAACATCGCTGACTATGCCCGTCAGCAGGGCTGGGCGCTGGAGCGCCTCAACCGTGAAGAGCAGGGCCATCTGCCGATTATGCTGGCGGGGGATTTCCAGGCCAGCTGGCAGGCGAAGGATAAACAGCCGTGCAGCGGCCTGCGCGCCGGGCTGTTTCATGCCACCACCGGCTATTCGCTGCCCCACGCGGTGGCGCTGGCCGAGGCCATTGCCGCAAGCGCGGAGATCGACGCGGCGACACTTTTTTCCGTTATCCATCGCTACGCCCTGCGCCAGTGGCGCGAGCAGCGCTTTTTCCGCACCCTTAACCGCATGCTATTCCTGGCGGGGGATGCCGATAAACGCTGGCAGGTGATGCAGCGGTTTTACTCTCTTAACGAAGGGCTGATCGCCCGCTTTTACGCCGGGCAGATAACCCTGGCCGATAAAGCGCGGATCCTGGCAGGTAAGCCCCCGGTTCCCGTCGGCGAAGCGATGCTCGCCATACTGAAACTCACTCCCCGGATGCGAGCGTTTCACCATGAATAA
- a CDS encoding sterol desaturase family protein: MLALYNTVIVLLTVAAMELIAALAHKYIMHGWGWGWHESHHEPRTGWFEVNDLYAVVFAVLAIVLIALGTWGIWPLQWIGAGMTAYGALYFIVHDGLVHQRWPFRYIPRKGYLKRLYLAHRLHHAVRGKEECVSFGFLYAPPIDKLQATLRQRKAHRAASEGAARARTGAASASQNEK, from the coding sequence ATGCTCGCGTTGTACAACACAGTGATTGTGCTTTTAACCGTTGCCGCCATGGAGTTAATCGCTGCCCTTGCCCACAAGTACATCATGCATGGCTGGGGATGGGGATGGCACGAATCGCATCACGAACCGCGCACGGGCTGGTTTGAGGTGAACGACCTCTACGCCGTGGTGTTTGCCGTGCTGGCGATTGTGCTGATTGCGTTGGGAACCTGGGGCATATGGCCGCTGCAGTGGATTGGGGCCGGGATGACGGCTTACGGCGCGCTCTACTTTATAGTGCATGACGGGCTGGTGCATCAGCGCTGGCCGTTTCGCTATATTCCGCGCAAGGGTTATCTCAAGCGTCTTTATCTGGCGCACCGTCTGCACCACGCGGTACGGGGCAAGGAGGAGTGCGTCTCCTTTGGATTTCTGTATGCGCCGCCGATAGACAAACTGCAGGCCACCTTACGCCAGCGCAAGGCGCATCGCGCGGCTAGCGAGGGCGCTGCCAGAGCCCGGACGGGCGCGGCGTCGGCGTCGCAAAACGAGAAGTAA
- a CDS encoding DUF2239 family protein, whose amino-acid sequence MSTITLTAFWRNQQIAHGSLSELLQQLQSANIGSETVFIFNDRSGKRLDIHVNGDIPSALAVYPELAESNVVKSRGRPKLGVSAKEVTLLPRHWEWLATQPGGASATLRRLIDQARKTAKPVDSKRQRHDRAYHFMYEMAGDLPGYEEGIRALFADDEAAFTACIAGWPEDLRRYALRLAFGKDEENPGS is encoded by the coding sequence ATGTCCACCATCACCCTTACCGCCTTCTGGCGGAACCAGCAAATCGCGCACGGTAGCCTGAGCGAACTGTTGCAGCAGCTACAATCCGCTAACATCGGCAGTGAAACCGTTTTCATCTTTAACGATCGCAGCGGAAAACGCCTCGATATTCACGTTAATGGGGATATCCCCAGCGCCCTGGCGGTTTATCCGGAGCTGGCGGAAAGCAACGTTGTTAAATCCCGCGGACGGCCAAAACTGGGCGTGTCGGCGAAAGAGGTGACCCTGTTGCCCCGTCACTGGGAGTGGCTGGCCACGCAACCCGGCGGAGCGTCCGCCACGCTGCGCAGGCTTATCGATCAGGCGAGGAAAACCGCCAAACCGGTGGATAGCAAGCGTCAGCGGCACGATCGCGCCTATCACTTTATGTACGAGATGGCGGGGGATCTTCCTGGCTATGAGGAGGGCATTCGCGCGCTGTTTGCCGACGATGAGGCGGCGTTTACCGCGTGTATTGCCGGCTGGCCTGAGGATCTCCGCCGGTACGCGCTGCGGTTAGCCTTTGGGAAAGACGAGGAGAATCCGGGTAGCTGA
- a CDS encoding polyprenyl synthetase family protein: MTLSHEDDVKMLLSAFEQRLEHLLPAGEQEGQVYAAMRDATLVAGKRMRPLLLLLAARDMGYKTDLTGLLDLACAIEMVHVASLILDDMPCMDNATLRRGRPTIHYQYGEHVAILAAVALLSHAFCVISRAPLLTHEVKARATAELSSSVGHMGLVQGQFRDLNESRQSRNADEILLTNELKTSSLFNATLQLAAIAADAPPQVSERLRFFARDLGQAFQLIDDLTDGSNANGKDPHQDKDKSTLVAVLGAESVFLRLREHVRSADQHLATACQPGDTTRHYVHAWFEKQLTLISQSLSLSLSECQ, from the coding sequence ATGACCCTTAGTCATGAAGATGATGTAAAAATGCTGTTGTCTGCGTTTGAGCAACGTCTCGAACACCTTCTGCCCGCGGGGGAGCAAGAAGGGCAGGTCTATGCCGCCATGCGCGATGCCACGCTGGTCGCCGGTAAGCGAATGCGCCCCCTGCTGCTGCTGCTGGCGGCGCGGGATATGGGCTATAAAACCGATTTAACGGGCCTTCTCGATCTGGCCTGCGCCATTGAGATGGTCCACGTCGCCTCCCTGATCCTCGATGACATGCCCTGCATGGACAATGCCACGCTCCGACGCGGGCGGCCGACGATTCACTATCAGTATGGCGAACACGTGGCGATCCTGGCGGCGGTGGCGCTGCTCAGCCACGCTTTTTGCGTTATCTCCCGCGCGCCTTTGCTGACCCATGAAGTTAAAGCGCGCGCGACGGCTGAGCTTTCGTCGTCGGTTGGACATATGGGGCTGGTGCAGGGGCAGTTTCGCGATCTGAACGAGAGCCGTCAGAGCCGAAATGCCGATGAGATCCTGCTGACCAACGAGCTCAAAACCAGCAGCCTGTTCAACGCCACCCTGCAGCTGGCAGCCATTGCGGCCGACGCACCGCCTCAGGTGAGTGAGCGTCTGCGCTTTTTCGCCCGCGACCTCGGCCAGGCCTTCCAGCTGATTGATGACCTGACGGATGGCTCAAACGCCAACGGCAAAGATCCCCATCAGGATAAAGATAAATCGACGCTGGTCGCCGTGCTCGGCGCTGAAAGCGTGTTCCTGCGCCTGCGCGAGCACGTGCGCAGCGCCGATCAGCATCTCGCGACCGCCTGTCAGCCGGGAGATACCACCCGGCACTATGTTCACGCCTGGTTTGAAAAACAGCTGACGCTGATCAGCCAGAGCCTGTCGTTATCCCTGTCGGAGTGTCAATGA
- the fni gene encoding type 2 isopentenyl-diphosphate Delta-isomerase → MSSLSQRKSDHLDIVLNGTPGTKKCTSGFEKWRFGHCALPELHFDEIDLSTSLFGRTLNAPLLISSMTGGTRRASQINQHLATAAQALGLAMGVGSQRVALESEARHGLTRELRAFAPDIVLMANLGAAQIAGRQGLDYAQRAVETLAADALIIHLNPLQEALQHGGDRNWCGVIDAIHRTVEALHVPVVVKEVGNGLSVPVARQLAAAGVAMLDVAGAGGTSWAAVEGERAVTAHAREVAMAFADWGIPTATALQDLHQALPDMPLVASGGIANGIEVAKAIRLGASVVGQAAGVLHSALTSSEAVIDHFQVIIDQLRVACFCTGSANLAQLRQATLVAQT, encoded by the coding sequence ATGAGCAGCCTGTCGCAACGTAAAAGCGATCATCTCGATATCGTACTGAACGGCACGCCCGGCACAAAAAAGTGTACCAGCGGCTTCGAAAAATGGCGTTTCGGGCACTGCGCCCTGCCCGAACTGCATTTTGATGAGATTGACCTTTCGACCTCGCTGTTTGGCCGCACCCTGAACGCACCGCTGCTGATAAGCTCCATGACCGGCGGCACCCGCCGGGCAAGCCAGATCAACCAGCATCTGGCCACCGCCGCGCAGGCGCTGGGCCTGGCGATGGGGGTAGGGTCCCAGCGCGTGGCGCTTGAGAGCGAGGCCAGGCACGGCCTGACGCGCGAGCTGCGCGCCTTTGCTCCGGACATTGTACTGATGGCGAACCTCGGCGCGGCGCAAATCGCCGGGCGACAGGGGCTCGACTATGCCCAGCGCGCCGTCGAGACCCTCGCGGCGGATGCGCTGATTATCCACCTCAACCCGCTGCAGGAGGCGCTGCAGCACGGCGGGGATCGCAACTGGTGCGGGGTTATCGACGCTATCCATCGCACCGTGGAGGCGCTGCATGTCCCGGTGGTGGTCAAAGAGGTGGGCAACGGGCTTTCGGTGCCGGTAGCCCGCCAACTGGCTGCGGCGGGCGTGGCGATGCTCGACGTTGCCGGTGCCGGGGGCACCAGCTGGGCGGCGGTGGAGGGCGAACGCGCCGTCACCGCGCATGCCCGGGAAGTGGCGATGGCCTTTGCCGACTGGGGCATTCCCACCGCGACGGCGCTGCAGGATCTGCATCAGGCGCTGCCCGACATGCCGCTGGTGGCCTCGGGCGGGATCGCCAACGGCATCGAGGTGGCAAAAGCGATCCGCTTAGGTGCAAGCGTAGTGGGTCAGGCCGCCGGAGTGCTGCACAGCGCGTTGACCTCCAGCGAGGCGGTTATCGACCATTTTCAGGTGATCATCGACCAGCTGCGCGTCGCCTGTTTCTGCACCGGGAGCGCAAACCTGGCGCAGCTGCGTCAGGCCACGCTGGTGGCCCAGACCTGA
- the nfsA gene encoding oxygen-insensitive NADPH nitroreductase: protein MTPVIDLLRSHRSIRHFTDQPISDAQREAIIAGAQGTSSSSFLQCSSIIRITDPAMREQLVTLTGGQKHVAQAAEFWVFCADFNRHLQICPEAQLGLAEQLLLGVVDTAMLAQNAMTAAESLGLGGVYIGGIRNSIEAVTELLQLPKHVLPLFGLCLGWPADNPDVKPRLPAAMVVHENHYQPVDPEVLAEYDEELANYYLSRATNNRRDTWSDHIRRTIIKENRPFILDYLHKQGWATR, encoded by the coding sequence ATGACGCCAGTAATTGATCTTCTTCGTTCCCACCGTTCTATTCGCCACTTTACCGACCAACCCATCAGCGATGCCCAGCGCGAGGCGATTATTGCCGGTGCGCAGGGAACCTCCAGCTCCAGCTTCCTGCAGTGCAGCTCCATCATCCGCATTACCGACCCGGCGATGCGCGAACAGCTGGTGACCCTCACCGGCGGGCAGAAGCACGTGGCTCAGGCGGCGGAGTTCTGGGTGTTCTGCGCCGACTTTAACCGCCATCTGCAAATTTGCCCTGAGGCGCAGCTCGGCCTTGCTGAGCAACTGCTGCTGGGGGTGGTGGATACCGCAATGCTGGCGCAAAACGCCATGACGGCGGCAGAGTCGCTGGGGCTGGGAGGGGTTTACATTGGCGGCATCCGCAACAGCATTGAGGCGGTGACCGAGCTGCTGCAACTGCCGAAACACGTTCTGCCGCTGTTTGGCCTGTGCCTGGGCTGGCCCGCGGATAACCCGGACGTCAAGCCGCGCCTGCCTGCGGCGATGGTGGTGCATGAAAATCACTACCAGCCTGTGGACCCGGAGGTGCTGGCGGAGTACGACGAAGAGCTGGCGAATTACTACCTCAGCCGAGCCACCAACAACCGTCGCGACACCTGGAGCGACCATATCCGTCGCACCATCATCAAAGAGAATCGTCCGTTTATTCTCGACTATTTGCACAAACAGGGCTGGGCTACGCGATAA
- a CDS encoding aspartate:alanine antiporter gives MNINVAELLNGNYILLLFVVLALGLCLGKLRLGSIQLGNSIGVLVVSLLLGQQHFSINTDALNLGFMLFIFCVGVEAGPNFFSIFFRDGKNYLMLALVMVGSALLIALSLGKLFGWDIGLTAGMLAGSMTSTPVLVGAGDTLRHLGLDNAQLSLALDHLSLGYALTYLIGLVSLIVGARYLPKLQHQDLQTSAQQIARERGLDTDSKRKVYLPVIRAYRVGPELVAWADGKNLRELGIYRQTGCYIERIRRNGILANPDGDAVLQMGDDIALVGYPDAHARLDPSFRNGKEVFDRDLLDMRIVTEEIVVKNHNAVGRRLAQLKLTDHGCFLNRVIRSQIEMPIDDNIVLNKGDVLQVSGDTRRVKTVADRIGFISIHSQVTDLLAFCAFFIVGLMIGMITFQFSNFSFGIGNAAGLLFAGIMLGFLRANHPTFGYIPQGALNMVKEFGLMVFMAGVGLSAGSGIGHSLGAVGWQMLVAGLIVSLVPVVICFLFGAYVLRMNRAMLFGAMMGARTCAPAMEIISDTARSNIPALGYAGTYAIANVLLTLAGTLIIIIWPGLG, from the coding sequence GTGAACATAAACGTCGCAGAATTGTTAAACGGCAATTACATCCTGCTGTTATTTGTGGTGCTGGCATTGGGCCTCTGCCTGGGTAAATTACGCCTGGGGTCAATCCAACTGGGTAATTCTATTGGCGTTTTAGTCGTCTCATTATTATTAGGCCAGCAGCATTTCAGTATTAACACCGATGCGCTTAATTTAGGCTTTATGCTGTTTATTTTTTGCGTCGGTGTTGAAGCTGGCCCCAACTTTTTTTCTATTTTCTTCCGCGACGGCAAAAATTACCTGATGCTGGCGCTGGTGATGGTCGGCAGCGCCCTGCTGATCGCCTTAAGCTTAGGCAAACTGTTTGGCTGGGATATCGGCCTGACGGCGGGGATGCTGGCCGGCTCGATGACCTCCACGCCGGTGCTGGTTGGCGCTGGGGATACGTTGCGTCATCTCGGCCTGGATAACGCCCAGCTGTCGCTGGCGCTGGATCACCTCAGCCTCGGCTATGCCCTGACCTATCTGATCGGCCTGGTGAGCCTGATCGTCGGCGCACGCTATCTGCCTAAACTGCAGCATCAGGATCTGCAGACCAGCGCCCAGCAAATCGCCCGCGAACGCGGTCTGGATACCGACAGCAAACGCAAAGTCTACCTGCCGGTGATCCGCGCCTACCGCGTCGGCCCGGAACTGGTGGCCTGGGCGGACGGCAAAAACCTGCGCGAGCTGGGCATTTATCGCCAGACCGGCTGCTATATCGAACGCATCCGCCGTAACGGTATTCTGGCAAACCCGGACGGCGACGCGGTACTGCAGATGGGCGACGACATCGCCCTGGTCGGCTACCCGGATGCCCACGCCCGTCTCGACCCCAGCTTCCGTAACGGCAAAGAGGTGTTCGACCGCGACCTGCTCGACATGCGCATCGTCACCGAAGAGATCGTGGTTAAAAACCACAACGCCGTTGGCCGCCGCCTGGCACAGCTCAAACTGACCGACCATGGCTGCTTCCTCAACCGGGTGATCCGCAGCCAGATTGAGATGCCTATCGATGACAATATTGTCCTGAACAAAGGCGATGTGCTGCAGGTGAGCGGCGACACGCGCCGCGTGAAGACCGTTGCCGACCGCATCGGCTTTATCTCTATTCACAGCCAGGTGACCGATCTGCTCGCCTTCTGCGCCTTCTTTATCGTCGGCCTGATGATTGGGATGATCACCTTCCAGTTCAGCAACTTTAGCTTTGGTATCGGCAACGCCGCCGGACTATTGTTCGCCGGGATCATGCTCGGCTTCCTGCGTGCCAACCACCCGACCTTCGGCTATATCCCTCAGGGCGCGCTGAACATGGTGAAAGAGTTCGGCCTGATGGTGTTTATGGCGGGCGTCGGCTTAAGCGCGGGCAGCGGCATTGGCCACAGCCTGGGCGCGGTAGGCTGGCAGATGCTGGTGGCCGGGTTGATCGTCAGCCTGGTGCCGGTGGTTATCTGTTTCCTGTTCGGCGCCTATGTGCTGCGCATGAACCGCGCCATGCTGTTTGGCGCGATGATGGGGGCCCGTACCTGCGCCCCGGCAATGGAAATCATCAGCGATACCGCGCGGAGCAACATTCCCGCGCTGGGGTATGCTGGCACCTATGCTATCGCTAACGTGCTGTTAACCCTCGCGGGCACGCTAATCATCATCATCTGGCCGGGGCTGGGATAA
- a CDS encoding inner membrane protein YbjM has protein sequence MNIKRNWFGVACCFLLFTGVCVCLRFNVRGAFIAAGRPELGLLFFTLPGAAASFLSRGGEVIRPLVGAMLAAPICLVVLRLLFIPSRTIVQEMAWLLSGIFWCALGALFFMFVRRALENRRLRLKAPSE, from the coding sequence TTGAATATTAAACGTAATTGGTTTGGGGTGGCCTGCTGTTTTTTGCTTTTTACCGGCGTATGCGTCTGCCTGAGGTTTAACGTCAGAGGGGCATTTATTGCCGCCGGGCGTCCTGAGCTGGGATTATTGTTCTTTACCCTGCCGGGCGCTGCCGCCAGCTTTCTTTCCCGTGGAGGGGAGGTCATCCGCCCGCTGGTGGGGGCGATGCTCGCCGCGCCAATCTGTCTGGTGGTGCTGCGCCTGCTGTTTATCCCGTCGCGCACGATAGTGCAGGAGATGGCCTGGTTGCTGAGTGGAATTTTCTGGTGTGCGTTGGGGGCGTTATTCTTTATGTTTGTGCGTCGGGCGCTGGAGAACCGCCGCCTCAGACTAAAAGCGCCCTCAGAGTGA
- a CDS encoding phytoene desaturase — MNKTVIIGAGFGGLALAIRLQAQGIDTLLLEQRDKPGGRAYVYQDHGFTFDAGPTVITDPSAIEELFTLAGKRMADYVELLPVTPFYRLCWETGEVFDYDNVQTRLEEQIRRFNPRDVEGYRKFHAYSREVFNEGYLKLGTVPFLSFRDMLRAGPQLTRLQAWRSVYSMVSRFIENEQLRQAFSFHSLLVGGNPFATSSIYTLIHALEREWGVWFARGGTGALVQGLVKLYQDLGGELQLNAEVTRLEAEGDRISAVTLKDGRTIPTAAVASNADVVHTYEKLLGHHPTGAARAASLKRKRMSNSLFVLYFGLNKQHDLAHHTVCFGPRYKALIDEIFNKNALAEDFSLYLHAPCVTDPSLAPPGCGSYYVLAPVPHLGTADLDWAVEGPRLRDRIFAYLEAHYMPGLRSQLVTHRMFTPFDFRDQLGAHLGSAFSVEPILRQSAWFRPHNRDSRIPNLYLVGAGTHPGAGIPGVISSAKATAGLMLEALSR; from the coding sequence ATGAATAAAACAGTGATTATTGGCGCTGGTTTTGGCGGATTAGCGCTGGCCATTCGGCTGCAGGCGCAGGGCATCGACACGCTTCTGCTGGAGCAGCGGGATAAGCCCGGCGGGCGCGCCTACGTTTATCAGGATCACGGCTTCACCTTTGACGCCGGGCCGACGGTGATAACCGATCCCAGCGCCATCGAAGAGTTATTCACCCTGGCTGGCAAACGCATGGCGGATTATGTCGAGCTGCTGCCGGTAACGCCTTTCTATCGCCTGTGCTGGGAGACGGGCGAAGTGTTTGATTACGACAACGTGCAGACCCGGCTGGAAGAGCAAATCCGCCGTTTCAATCCGCGCGACGTGGAGGGCTATCGCAAGTTTCACGCCTACTCCCGGGAGGTGTTTAACGAGGGGTATCTCAAACTCGGCACGGTGCCGTTCCTCTCATTTCGCGACATGCTCCGCGCCGGGCCGCAGCTTACCCGTCTGCAGGCCTGGCGCAGCGTCTACAGCATGGTCTCGCGTTTTATCGAGAACGAACAGCTCCGCCAGGCGTTCTCCTTTCACTCCCTGCTGGTGGGGGGCAATCCGTTTGCCACCTCGTCGATTTATACCCTGATCCACGCCCTTGAGCGTGAGTGGGGCGTCTGGTTTGCCCGCGGCGGGACCGGGGCGCTGGTGCAGGGGCTGGTGAAGCTCTATCAGGATCTGGGCGGCGAACTTCAACTGAATGCAGAGGTGACCCGGCTGGAGGCCGAGGGGGATCGCATTAGCGCCGTGACGCTGAAAGATGGCCGGACGATCCCGACCGCGGCGGTGGCCTCCAATGCCGACGTGGTGCATACCTATGAAAAGCTGCTGGGGCATCATCCGACGGGGGCGGCGCGCGCGGCGTCCCTTAAGCGCAAACGCATGAGTAATTCGCTGTTTGTGCTCTATTTTGGCCTGAACAAGCAGCACGATCTGGCCCATCACACGGTCTGTTTTGGGCCGCGCTACAAAGCGCTGATCGACGAAATTTTCAATAAAAACGCCCTGGCGGAGGATTTTTCCCTCTACCTTCACGCCCCCTGCGTCACCGATCCCTCCCTGGCACCGCCGGGCTGCGGCAGCTATTACGTGTTAGCCCCGGTGCCCCATTTAGGCACAGCGGATCTCGACTGGGCCGTCGAGGGGCCGCGCCTGCGCGACAGGATTTTTGCCTATCTCGAAGCCCACTACATGCCGGGGCTGCGCAGCCAGCTGGTGACCCACCGCATGTTTACCCCGTTTGATTTTCGCGACCAGCTGGGTGCGCATCTGGGATCCGCCTTTTCGGTCGAACCGATCCTGCGCCAGAGCGCCTGGTTCCGGCCGCACAATCGCGACAGCCGGATCCCCAATCTGTACCTGGTCGGCGCCGGTACGCATCCGGGAGCCGGTATCCCCGGGGTGATCAGCTCGGCAAAAGCGACGGCAGGACTGATGCTGGAGGCGCTCTCCCGATGA
- the crtB gene encoding 15-cis-phytoene synthase CrtB, translating to MNTTLMDHATDTIAVGSKSFATAAKLFDPATRRSVLMLYAWCRYCDDVIDGQELGFNAAPVDSALAEERMAMLKNQTRRAWEGAEMSEPAFAAFQEVALGHNIPLQLAYDHLDGFAMDVRETHYETLDDTLQYCYRVAGVVGLMMARVMGVRDEAVLDRACDLGLAFQLTNIARDIVDDARVGRCYLPAQWLAEAKIDPQALAASQTREPLAALAQRLVAEAEPYYASARQGLAGLPLRSAWAIASAHGVYREIGVKVSAAGPRAWDTRQGTSDLEKAGLLLKGAGLALTSRFATPTPRPSGLWQRPR from the coding sequence ATGAACACGACCCTGATGGATCACGCCACCGACACCATCGCCGTGGGCTCGAAAAGTTTTGCCACCGCGGCGAAGCTTTTTGATCCCGCCACCCGACGCAGCGTGCTGATGCTCTACGCCTGGTGCCGGTACTGCGACGATGTGATCGACGGGCAGGAGCTGGGGTTTAACGCCGCGCCTGTCGACAGCGCCCTGGCAGAAGAGCGTATGGCGATGCTCAAAAACCAGACCCGACGCGCCTGGGAGGGGGCGGAGATGAGCGAGCCCGCCTTTGCTGCTTTTCAGGAGGTGGCGCTGGGCCACAACATCCCGCTCCAGCTGGCTTACGATCATCTCGACGGCTTTGCCATGGACGTGCGCGAGACCCATTACGAGACGTTAGACGACACCCTGCAGTACTGCTATCGCGTGGCGGGCGTGGTCGGATTGATGATGGCGAGGGTGATGGGCGTGCGCGACGAGGCGGTGCTCGATCGCGCCTGTGATTTAGGCCTGGCGTTCCAGTTGACCAATATCGCAAGGGATATTGTCGATGATGCCCGGGTTGGCCGCTGCTATCTGCCCGCTCAATGGCTGGCAGAGGCGAAAATCGACCCGCAGGCGCTTGCTGCATCGCAGACCCGCGAACCGCTGGCGGCTCTTGCCCAGAGGCTGGTGGCGGAAGCCGAGCCTTATTATGCCTCTGCCCGGCAAGGGCTGGCCGGGCTGCCTCTGCGATCCGCATGGGCGATTGCCTCGGCGCACGGGGTGTACCGCGAAATTGGCGTGAAGGTGAGCGCGGCGGGGCCCCGCGCCTGGGATACAAGGCAGGGCACCAGCGACCTTGAAAAAGCAGGCTTACTGCTGAAAGGCGCCGGGCTGGCGCTTACTTCTCGTTTTGCGACGCCGACGCCGCGCCCGTCCGGGCTCTGGCAGCGCCCTCGCTAG